The following proteins come from a genomic window of Methanofastidiosum sp.:
- a CDS encoding phosphate uptake regulator PhoU has product MEIRKVQITGGSSYVITLPKDWIKSLNIKKNDSLGLMVQKDGTLLVTPDKVIEKKRKQKEFIVDSDTDKTYLFRLLVGAYVMGYSDIAIRSNDAMPPQIRESIRMFTQIAIGPEIVDEESNLFVVKDLLSPMEMPFEKTVKRMYSLVESMHRDAIKSLKTNNKELAENVVSRDFEVDRLYWLATHQYNVILTDIMLSKKMGLSQEEASYFFLISRILERIGDHASILGENVIKVIDKLNPDLIKDIESASILALEIFSKSLDSHFKKNIKKANENIDAVEKLVEKCEEINNKALNLGIEAVPVVYIVESIRRTGEYSGDISELTINYLILKN; this is encoded by the coding sequence ATGGAAATAAGAAAAGTTCAAATCACCGGTGGTTCTTCTTATGTCATAACCTTACCTAAGGATTGGATTAAATCTTTAAACATAAAAAAGAATGATTCACTCGGCCTTATGGTCCAAAAGGATGGAACACTGCTTGTAACTCCTGATAAAGTAATTGAGAAAAAAAGAAAACAGAAAGAGTTTATTGTTGATTCTGATACCGACAAAACATACCTATTCAGGCTACTTGTAGGCGCTTATGTTATGGGTTATTCTGATATCGCGATTAGATCAAATGATGCAATGCCACCACAGATTAGAGAATCTATAAGGATGTTCACCCAGATAGCAATTGGCCCCGAGATTGTTGATGAAGAATCAAATCTTTTCGTTGTAAAAGATCTATTAAGCCCAATGGAAATGCCTTTTGAAAAGACTGTCAAGAGGATGTACTCTCTTGTTGAAAGCATGCATAGAGATGCAATTAAATCTCTAAAAACTAACAATAAAGAGCTAGCAGAAAATGTTGTTTCTAGGGATTTTGAAGTGGATAGGCTTTACTGGCTTGCAACACACCAATATAATGTGATTCTTACAGACATAATGCTTTCAAAAAAGATGGGCCTAAGCCAGGAAGAGGCAAGTTACTTCTTTTTAATCAGCAGGATTTTAGAGAGAATTGGGGACCACGCATCTATACTTGGCGAAAATGTGATAAAAGTTATAGATAAGCTAAATCCAGATTTAATCAAAGATATAGAATCAGCAAGTATTTTGGCATTAGAGATCTTCTCCAAGAGCTTAGATTCTCATTTCAAAAAGAATATCAAAAAAGCAAATGAGAATATTGATGCTGTTGAAAAACTAGTGGAGAAATGCGAAGAAATTAACAATAAAGCCTTAAATCTTGGGATTGAAGCAGTTCCGGTAGTTTATATAGTTGAGAGCATTAGAAGAACAGGCGAATACTCTGGAGATATCTCAGAACTTACAATTAATTATTTGATATTAAAGAATTAA
- a CDS encoding PstS family phosphate ABC transporter substrate-binding protein: protein MNKKRIGVFGLLMAVIVFGMVFSGCTQNPSTQSSTVKLNQTGSSTVLPLAIAWAEQFEGAQISVSGGGSSHGLNSLLKGEADLGDASRLMKSSDYKSVGCDETLVSSDGTATAACNGVLPTKWVVAYDVLAVVVNKENTWANELTYDQLYKIFTSDSPAVYWDEVPGLKEKGAPHEKITIYAPDEASGTYDYFFESIIKDWGKATQVAKTRLEAGDGVYNPSADDNVILDAIKTNKYSIGYFGYAYIIENPGQLHVVKIAKKSGDTFVEASIENVAKYPMARPLHIYTNGIPNTTSEKGKAINAYLKYILSEEGQKIVPQVGYVKVSLVDPTIMPAQLSKLN from the coding sequence ATGAATAAAAAAAGAATTGGAGTATTTGGTTTATTGATGGCCGTTATCGTTTTTGGTATGGTCTTTTCTGGCTGTACCCAAAATCCATCAACACAGTCATCAACAGTAAAACTTAACCAGACCGGATCAAGCACAGTTTTGCCTTTGGCAATAGCTTGGGCTGAACAATTTGAAGGTGCACAGATATCTGTATCTGGCGGAGGATCAAGTCACGGATTAAATTCTCTTCTTAAAGGAGAGGCAGATTTAGGAGATGCAAGCAGATTAATGAAAAGTTCTGACTATAAGAGCGTAGGTTGCGATGAAACTTTAGTTTCTTCAGATGGTACTGCAACAGCTGCTTGTAATGGAGTTCTCCCAACAAAATGGGTTGTAGCATATGACGTGTTAGCTGTAGTAGTTAACAAAGAGAACACATGGGCAAATGAACTTACATATGACCAGCTTTACAAGATATTCACAAGCGACAGCCCTGCAGTCTACTGGGATGAAGTTCCAGGATTAAAGGAAAAGGGAGCACCACACGAAAAAATAACAATATATGCACCGGATGAAGCCAGCGGAACATACGATTACTTCTTTGAGAGCATAATTAAAGACTGGGGAAAAGCAACTCAAGTTGCAAAGACAAGACTTGAAGCAGGCGATGGAGTATACAATCCAAGTGCAGATGACAATGTAATTTTAGACGCAATAAAAACAAACAAGTATTCAATAGGATACTTTGGATATGCATATATAATTGAAAATCCTGGGCAGTTACATGTTGTTAAAATAGCAAAAAAATCAGGAGATACATTTGTTGAAGCTTCAATTGAAAACGTAGCAAAATACCCAATGGCAAGACCTCTACATATATACACAAACGGTATTCCAAACACGACCTCTGAAAAGGGAAAAGCTATAAATGCATACCTAAAATACATCTTAAGTGAAGAAGGACAAAAAATAGTACCACAAGTTGGATATGTCAAAGTGTCCTTAGTTGACCCAACAATAATGCCAGCACAACTTTCAAAACTTAATTAA
- the pstA gene encoding phosphate ABC transporter permease PstA yields MLGKVNRAYFNGNNPFHKKVDLKESLIVKLMFIAASLAIVVSLAILYTLVNGSIDFFLSPKVSIIQFFIGTKWTPNGADPSFGILPLLSGTVLIAGGSILIATPLGVGAALYLTQFANKKASSIAKPIIELLAGVPSIVYGFFALIVISPILREYFGASYFNAASAIIVMAVMILPIIVSVSDDSLRAVPRELKEASLAMGATKWETAIKVVMPAASSGIIASILLGLARALGETMVVALAAGNVARLTLNPLSQVQTMTAYIAQVATGDIPPGLAVSAAFAVGLVLFAITYIINFIAGRVVLRIQNAGKITSNKKNKLMVPIKNKTKVKITTTRNNNLEIKKIQSENTLEFRHKIAKLGILSVGSCLIFATVFLGVLMVSILEQGLPKLSLSFLTSYPSANPSIAGIYPVILGSIYLVGLAMIFSLPVSVGAAVYLTEFAKDNAYTRILRRLIQNLAGVPSIVFGLVGLTVFVRLFGFGTSVLAGSLTLSLMIMPVIIVTTEEALKAIPHSFREAARGLGATKWQTVRHHVVPYALPGTLTGSILALSRAIGETAPILFIASVFAKVAPGSIFDGFLALPVTIFFWTRHPKVAFQNLAASTIIVLLVILFAMNLIAIIIRQRSQANRDW; encoded by the coding sequence ATGTTAGGTAAAGTCAATAGAGCATACTTCAATGGAAATAATCCATTTCACAAAAAAGTGGATCTAAAAGAATCTTTGATAGTCAAGCTGATGTTTATTGCAGCAAGCCTTGCAATAGTAGTAAGCCTCGCTATCTTGTATACCTTGGTGAATGGCTCTATTGACTTTTTTTTGAGTCCTAAAGTAAGTATTATTCAATTTTTTATTGGTACAAAATGGACGCCAAACGGGGCAGATCCAAGTTTTGGCATTTTACCTTTATTATCGGGTACAGTTTTAATTGCTGGAGGTTCAATTTTAATTGCAACGCCTCTCGGCGTAGGCGCTGCATTATATCTTACCCAATTTGCAAATAAAAAAGCAAGTTCTATAGCTAAGCCTATTATTGAGCTTTTAGCGGGTGTTCCCTCTATAGTTTATGGATTCTTTGCACTTATTGTAATAAGTCCCATCTTAAGAGAATATTTTGGGGCCAGTTATTTTAACGCTGCAAGTGCTATTATTGTAATGGCTGTAATGATTCTTCCCATAATTGTGAGTGTCTCTGACGACTCTTTGAGGGCCGTTCCAAGAGAATTAAAAGAAGCAAGCCTTGCAATGGGGGCAACAAAATGGGAAACAGCAATTAAAGTCGTAATGCCTGCAGCTTCAAGCGGTATTATTGCTTCAATACTACTAGGCTTGGCAAGGGCCCTCGGAGAAACTATGGTAGTGGCACTAGCCGCCGGTAATGTCGCAAGACTTACCTTAAATCCCTTAAGTCAAGTTCAAACCATGACCGCTTATATAGCACAAGTAGCAACTGGTGACATACCTCCTGGATTAGCTGTTAGTGCTGCATTTGCTGTTGGCCTTGTTTTATTTGCAATTACCTACATAATTAATTTTATTGCAGGGCGTGTTGTCTTAAGGATCCAGAATGCAGGAAAAATAACTTCAAATAAAAAAAATAAATTAATGGTACCAATAAAAAATAAAACAAAAGTCAAAATTACTACTACAAGAAACAATAATTTAGAAATTAAAAAAATTCAATCAGAAAATACTTTAGAATTTAGACATAAAATCGCCAAATTGGGCATCCTTTCTGTGGGGTCATGTTTAATCTTTGCAACAGTTTTCTTAGGAGTATTAATGGTTTCTATTTTAGAACAAGGATTGCCTAAACTTAGCCTAAGTTTTTTAACTTCATACCCCAGCGCTAATCCTTCTATAGCCGGAATATATCCCGTAATTTTAGGATCAATTTATCTTGTTGGGCTAGCTATGATTTTTTCTTTACCAGTAAGTGTTGGAGCTGCAGTATACTTGACTGAATTTGCAAAGGATAATGCATATACTCGTATCTTAAGAAGACTAATCCAAAATTTGGCAGGAGTGCCCTCAATAGTTTTTGGGCTTGTTGGGTTAACGGTATTTGTTCGTCTTTTTGGATTTGGGACTAGTGTTTTAGCCGGTAGTTTAACTTTATCCTTGATGATTATGCCAGTTATTATCGTTACTACTGAAGAAGCATTGAAAGCAATACCTCACTCTTTTAGAGAGGCTGCAAGAGGACTCGGAGCTACAAAATGGCAGACCGTTAGGCACCACGTAGTTCCTTATGCATTGCCAGGAACCTTAACTGGATCAATACTTGCCCTTTCTAGGGCGATAGGTGAAACAGCACCTATTCTGTTCATAGCTTCAGTTTTTGCTAAAGTTGCTCCAGGAAGCATATTTGATGGATTTTTAGCATTACCCGTCACAATATTCTTCTGGACTAGACACCCTAAAGTAGCATTTCAAAACCTTGCAGCAAGCACGATTATTGTATTGTTAGTGATTTTATTCGCAATGAATCTTATAGCAATAATAATACGTCAACGTTCACAAGCCAATAGAGATTGGTGA
- a CDS encoding phosphate ABC transporter ATP-binding protein, with protein sequence MENKEKKEDGSLVISNLDVYYSDKLAVNKVSLNIPKNKVTAFIGPSGCGKSTLLRALNRMNEEIVGCRMNGKIIWKGINILDPKVDPVALRSKIGMVFQKPNPFPRSIYDNIAYGPRIHGIKNKNDLDAIVEKSLKDAAIWEEVSDRLDESAMGLSGGQQQRLCIARALAIQPDIILMDEPCSALDPIATTKIEDLIDELKTDYTVVIVTHNMQQAARISDYTGFMYLGELIEFGDTQQIFENPRHELTEKYIMGRFG encoded by the coding sequence ATGGAAAATAAAGAAAAAAAGGAAGATGGATCATTAGTTATTTCCAATTTGGATGTTTATTATTCCGATAAACTTGCAGTCAACAAAGTTTCCTTAAACATACCAAAAAATAAAGTAACGGCCTTTATTGGACCAAGTGGCTGTGGCAAAAGCACATTACTTAGGGCCCTTAACCGTATGAATGAAGAAATTGTAGGCTGCAGAATGAATGGTAAAATAATTTGGAAAGGAATTAATATACTTGATCCTAAAGTTGACCCAGTTGCATTGAGGAGTAAGATTGGAATGGTTTTCCAGAAACCAAATCCATTCCCACGCTCAATATATGATAATATTGCATATGGGCCCAGAATACATGGCATTAAAAATAAGAATGACCTCGATGCCATCGTAGAAAAAAGTTTGAAGGATGCTGCTATATGGGAAGAAGTTTCTGATAGACTAGATGAGTCTGCAATGGGATTGTCAGGCGGTCAACAACAGAGACTTTGCATTGCTAGAGCTTTAGCCATTCAGCCAGACATTATTTTAATGGACGAGCCATGCTCTGCACTTGACCCAATAGCAACGACAAAGATAGAGGACTTAATAGATGAATTAAAGACGGATTATACCGTCGTGATTGTTACACATAACATGCAGCAAGCTGCAAGAATAAGTGATTATACGGGATTTATGTATCTAGGTGAACTTATAGAATTTGGAGATACTCAGCAGATATTTGAAAATCCTAGACATGAATTAACTGAAAAATATATAATGGGAAGATTTGGATAG
- the phoU gene encoding phosphate signaling complex protein PhoU, protein MREKFVEELRQLKSDVVEMSTLSKEMLKESLDALKHSDITIAEKVIGQRRDIREFDYKIEDDAQRLIVLYQPVARDLRAIIATLKMNTYLTRIGIYSKDISKDIREISFNKEFPRLKSVIVMGDIVLGMLDDAIKAYQNEDLTIIDDMWKRDDTVDDLFHTILRECISYMIENPKSISYYTHYMLIARYLERCGDHVCKISEKIHYMVNGERIIIK, encoded by the coding sequence ATGAGAGAAAAATTTGTTGAAGAATTAAGGCAACTTAAATCAGATGTAGTTGAAATGTCAACTCTCTCTAAAGAGATGTTAAAAGAGTCCCTTGACGCCCTTAAACATTCAGATATTACTATTGCAGAAAAAGTAATTGGTCAAAGAAGAGATATTAGAGAATTTGATTATAAAATTGAAGATGATGCACAAAGATTAATAGTTTTGTATCAACCAGTCGCCAGAGATTTGAGGGCTATAATCGCTACTTTGAAAATGAACACTTATCTAACAAGGATTGGGATATACTCTAAGGATATATCAAAGGATATAAGAGAGATATCCTTTAACAAAGAGTTCCCTAGACTAAAAAGCGTGATCGTCATGGGGGACATTGTTTTGGGCATGTTGGACGATGCTATCAAAGCATATCAAAATGAGGATTTGACCATCATCGATGACATGTGGAAAAGAGACGACACAGTAGACGATCTTTTTCATACAATCTTACGTGAATGCATATCGTATATGATTGAAAATCCAAAAAGCATAAGTTACTACACACATTACATGCTCATAGCAAGATACCTTGAAAGATGCGGCGACCATGTTTGTAAGATTTCAGAAAAAATACACTATATGGTCAACGGTGAAAGAATCATAATCAAATAA
- a CDS encoding citrate/2-methylcitrate synthase: MFDKLVEYARANNQIAPELYPKYDVKRGLRNEDGSGVLVGLTKISDVTGYEKKDGVFTPLDGRLAYRGIKIEEIVDAISKENRHGFEEIVFLLLFGKLPKREELEYFNELMVSNRDLAVNFTNDVILHFPSNDIMNKLARSVLVLYALDKKADDIAIDNVLRQSVGLIAKFPSIVAYAYHARRHYFKGKDLVLRNQNPEYSAAENFLYMLREDGNFTKLEADTLDILLILHAEHGGGNNSSFTVHVVTSSGTDTYSAISAGIGSLKGPLHGGANKSVMAMMKDIKDNVRDWEDEEEVKDYLKLILERKAFDGMGVIYGLGHAIYTKSDPRTVILKKKARELAKDKKRMDEFKLYELIEQVGPEVFYDIKKSNKVITANVDFYSGFVYHCLDIPKELYTPLFAMGRIPGWCAHRIEELISGKKIIRPAYAHVGNFIPYTEIDKRI; the protein is encoded by the coding sequence ATGTTTGATAAATTGGTAGAGTATGCTAGGGCCAATAATCAAATTGCTCCCGAACTTTATCCTAAATATGATGTCAAGAGGGGCTTAAGGAATGAAGACGGAAGCGGGGTATTAGTTGGACTTACTAAAATATCTGATGTAACAGGGTATGAGAAGAAAGATGGGGTTTTCACCCCATTAGATGGGAGGCTTGCATACAGAGGAATTAAAATTGAAGAGATAGTTGACGCTATATCAAAAGAGAATAGGCATGGATTTGAAGAAATTGTTTTCCTACTACTTTTTGGTAAGTTGCCCAAAAGAGAAGAACTTGAATACTTTAATGAACTAATGGTAAGTAACAGGGATCTTGCAGTTAATTTTACTAACGATGTAATATTACATTTTCCAAGTAATGATATAATGAACAAGCTTGCAAGGAGCGTTCTAGTTCTGTATGCCTTGGACAAGAAAGCTGATGACATAGCCATAGACAATGTACTAAGACAAAGTGTTGGACTAATAGCTAAGTTTCCATCAATTGTTGCATATGCTTATCATGCAAGAAGGCATTATTTCAAAGGAAAAGATCTCGTACTAAGAAATCAAAATCCTGAATACTCTGCGGCAGAAAATTTTCTTTACATGCTTAGAGAAGACGGGAATTTCACAAAACTTGAGGCCGATACTCTTGATATACTTTTAATCCTTCATGCCGAGCACGGTGGGGGTAACAACTCGTCTTTTACAGTTCATGTGGTAACTTCATCGGGAACTGATACATACTCTGCAATCTCCGCAGGGATTGGGTCTCTTAAGGGGCCATTACACGGCGGTGCAAATAAAAGCGTCATGGCCATGATGAAGGATATCAAGGATAATGTAAGAGATTGGGAAGACGAAGAAGAGGTAAAAGATTATTTGAAACTAATCCTTGAAAGAAAAGCTTTTGACGGGATGGGTGTCATCTATGGTCTTGGCCACGCAATTTATACCAAGTCTGATCCAAGAACAGTTATACTAAAGAAGAAGGCAAGAGAGCTTGCAAAGGATAAGAAAAGAATGGACGAATTCAAGCTATATGAGCTTATAGAGCAAGTAGGTCCTGAAGTATTCTATGATATAAAGAAATCTAACAAAGTAATAACTGCAAATGTTGACTTTTATTCAGGATTTGTATATCACTGTCTTGATATACCTAAAGAGCTTTATACGCCGCTTTTTGCTATGGGCAGGATTCCTGGATGGTGCGCACATAGAATTGAAGAGCTTATTTCTGGCAAGAAGATAATCAGGCCAGCATATGCTCATGTTGGGAATTTTATACCTTACACTGAAATAGATAAGAGGATTTAA
- a CDS encoding aldehyde dehydrogenase family protein has product MKKILIGGNWIDTSNYLDVINPYNGKVIDSVSKASSEHLKEAVDSAVKGSKVIKSLSRHRRYEILSKTAELMLKRKDEIAKTMALESGKPLAFSRGEVSRAHETMVLSAEEAKRLGGEVIPFDAAPTSSDKYCFYIRVPVGIVLSITPFNFPLNLVCHKIGPAIAAGNSVIHKPASKTPLTSLILGEILLEAGLPKEALNIVICSAEDAENYLVKNPLIRKISFTGSKLIGERIASNAGLKKLSMELGSNSGVIIDENTDIDKAVSAVKVGAFGYSGQVCIHCQRAYVHESVYKEFREKIVSAANSLVIGDPLESGTDIGPMIDEREIVRVKSWIEEAESQGAKVLCGGEREGFVFKPTVVENVTEEMKIVKDETFGPTLALIPFNDFKDAVSKLNNSIYGLQAGVFTENVRNAYYAIDNLDVGGVMINDVPTFRIDLMPYGGLKSSGYGREGPKYAVEEMTEIKCVRFHL; this is encoded by the coding sequence ATGAAAAAGATTCTAATTGGTGGAAATTGGATCGATACAAGTAATTACCTAGACGTTATAAATCCCTATAATGGTAAAGTCATAGACAGTGTGTCAAAGGCCTCTTCTGAACATCTAAAAGAAGCTGTTGACTCTGCAGTTAAGGGAAGTAAGGTAATCAAAAGTCTCAGTCGCCATAGAAGGTATGAAATACTTTCAAAAACTGCCGAGTTAATGTTGAAAAGAAAAGATGAGATAGCTAAAACAATGGCATTAGAGAGTGGTAAGCCTCTTGCTTTTTCAAGGGGTGAAGTATCGAGGGCACATGAAACTATGGTACTGTCTGCAGAAGAAGCAAAGAGACTTGGTGGAGAAGTAATCCCTTTTGATGCAGCCCCAACAAGTTCTGATAAGTATTGTTTCTACATTAGGGTACCTGTCGGTATTGTACTATCCATTACACCGTTTAACTTTCCTTTGAATCTAGTATGCCATAAAATAGGCCCTGCAATAGCTGCAGGAAATAGCGTAATTCATAAGCCTGCTTCTAAGACACCATTAACCTCATTGATTTTAGGCGAGATTCTTTTAGAAGCTGGATTGCCTAAGGAGGCACTTAACATTGTTATTTGTTCTGCTGAAGACGCAGAAAATTATCTTGTAAAAAATCCCCTAATTAGAAAGATTTCGTTTACAGGAAGTAAATTAATTGGGGAGAGAATTGCTTCTAATGCGGGCTTAAAGAAACTTTCAATGGAATTAGGTTCAAACTCAGGAGTTATTATTGACGAGAATACAGATATTGACAAAGCTGTTTCTGCTGTAAAGGTCGGCGCATTTGGTTACTCTGGACAAGTTTGCATCCATTGTCAAAGGGCTTATGTACATGAAAGTGTCTACAAAGAATTTAGAGAAAAAATAGTAAGTGCGGCAAATAGTCTTGTTATTGGAGACCCACTAGAAAGTGGAACAGACATTGGGCCAATGATCGATGAGAGAGAGATAGTAAGAGTAAAGTCTTGGATTGAAGAAGCAGAATCACAAGGTGCTAAAGTTCTTTGTGGTGGAGAAAGAGAAGGTTTTGTATTTAAACCAACAGTAGTTGAAAATGTTACTGAAGAAATGAAGATAGTAAAGGATGAAACATTTGGCCCAACTCTAGCACTGATACCATTTAATGATTTCAAAGATGCCGTAAGTAAATTGAATAATTCAATATATGGATTACAGGCGGGCGTTTTTACTGAAAATGTTAGAAATGCATACTATGCAATTGATAATCTTGACGTAGGTGGGGTCATGATAAACGATGTTCCAACATTTAGGATCGATTTGATGCCCTATGGGGGATTAAAGAGCTCCGGATACGGAAGAGAAGGCCCAAAATACGCAGTTGAAGAGATGACAGAAATAAAATGTGTAAGATTCCATCTTTAA
- a CDS encoding DUF362 domain-containing protein produces MSKVYFVPWREDSDMVGKFRKMIIKSGILDNINKEDRVAIKLHVGEYKNPAHVHPLYIKELVSALVEKGCEPFLTDTTTYYCGNRFSAVGMIKNAFYHGFSLANIGAPFIVADGLGNDEGFSVKVRPPLNEVLIPNLFKEVDKMIVFSHCKGHALTAFGGSIKNVAMGCVTKKSKLAMHKFVNFCYDEDLCDGCDACKDVCDRDIPIIKNGKRVLSLEKREDCMHCPGCMDVCKTGAIKLSELEKLEKILPMAVEGLFKVIGKENIVSINWGANIVEYCDCMPFPGKVIRENTGIYLSEDIVAIDKAFLDDANKNTFMFDGRPDPEIQAIEGEKIGIGKLEYDKIVL; encoded by the coding sequence ATGTCAAAAGTTTATTTTGTTCCTTGGAGAGAAGACTCAGATATGGTTGGTAAATTCAGGAAAATGATTATAAAGAGTGGTATTCTCGATAATATCAATAAAGAAGACAGAGTTGCGATTAAACTTCACGTTGGAGAATATAAAAATCCTGCACATGTGCACCCCCTATACATTAAGGAGCTAGTATCGGCTCTAGTTGAAAAAGGATGTGAGCCGTTTCTTACGGACACGACCACATACTATTGTGGCAATAGATTTTCTGCGGTAGGGATGATAAAAAATGCATTTTATCATGGATTCTCTCTTGCAAACATTGGGGCTCCTTTTATTGTTGCAGATGGATTGGGTAATGATGAAGGTTTTTCTGTGAAGGTGAGACCTCCCTTAAACGAAGTATTAATACCCAATCTATTCAAAGAAGTTGACAAGATGATAGTATTCAGTCATTGCAAAGGTCATGCACTAACAGCATTTGGTGGTTCGATAAAAAATGTTGCAATGGGATGTGTTACAAAAAAATCAAAACTTGCTATGCATAAGTTTGTTAATTTCTGCTATGATGAAGATCTTTGTGATGGGTGTGATGCTTGTAAAGATGTATGTGACAGAGATATACCAATAATAAAAAATGGTAAAAGAGTACTTTCTCTAGAAAAAAGGGAGGATTGCATGCATTGTCCCGGATGTATGGACGTATGTAAAACAGGTGCAATTAAATTATCAGAATTAGAAAAACTTGAAAAAATACTCCCAATGGCTGTTGAAGGGCTTTTTAAAGTCATAGGAAAAGAGAATATTGTTTCCATAAATTGGGGGGCAAATATTGTCGAGTATTGTGACTGCATGCCTTTTCCAGGAAAAGTAATTAGAGAAAATACCGGCATATATCTTTCAGAAGACATAGTGGCTATCGATAAAGCTTTTCTTGATGATGCTAATAAAAATACTTTTATGTTTGATGGAAGACCAGATCCAGAAATCCAAGCGATAGAAGGGGAAAAAATTGGAATAGGGAAACTGGAATATGATAAAATCGTATTATAA
- a CDS encoding helix-turn-helix domain-containing protein, with the protein MFEDAKEQLAKMIAGEVVLSDDPGQTLRKWREIFGISQTDLAHHLSISPSVVSDYEGGRRKSPGSSTIRKVVESLIEIDISRGGKIIHSFSHRFAKEVISDVVLDLKEFPVPIPPKKLIDAVRGEILVNEEYLSKEIHGYTVIDSIKAILNLNSEEFLKLYGLSSERALIFTKVSTGRSPMIAIKVQGIIPSMVVLHGAKKIDEIAVQLAEIQKIPLILSPMETLDDLLNGLRLL; encoded by the coding sequence ATGTTTGAAGATGCAAAAGAACAACTTGCTAAGATGATAGCAGGGGAAGTTGTTTTATCAGATGACCCTGGCCAAACTTTAAGGAAATGGCGTGAGATTTTTGGCATATCTCAAACGGATTTGGCCCATCATCTATCTATATCCCCTTCTGTTGTAAGTGATTATGAAGGAGGTAGGAGAAAATCTCCCGGCTCGTCAACAATTAGGAAAGTTGTTGAAAGCTTGATAGAAATCGATATTAGCAGAGGCGGAAAGATAATCCATTCATTCAGCCACAGATTTGCTAAGGAGGTAATTAGTGATGTCGTACTCGATCTTAAAGAGTTCCCAGTCCCAATACCCCCTAAGAAATTAATCGACGCTGTTCGTGGAGAGATACTAGTAAACGAGGAGTATCTTAGTAAAGAGATTCATGGTTATACAGTCATTGACAGTATAAAAGCGATTCTTAATTTGAATTCAGAAGAATTTTTGAAGCTTTATGGGCTTTCTTCAGAAAGAGCTTTGATATTCACAAAAGTATCTACTGGAAGATCCCCAATGATTGCAATTAAAGTACAGGGCATTATCCCTTCAATGGTCGTTTTACACGGAGCAAAGAAGATAGATGAAATTGCAGTACAGTTAGCCGAAATACAGAAGATACCGCTTATTTTATCTCCGATGGAAACTCTAGACGATCTACTAAATGGGCTTAGATTACTATAA